The proteins below come from a single Candidozyma auris chromosome 3, complete sequence genomic window:
- the KTR4 gene encoding putative mannosyltransferase, with protein MLISLVSFKLPRSVVRVLLPLVLLIAITSLIVVHSGEDVRENLSDFLKQLDAAKHFSSKVPYVLEKGNVKFTFLNLKGKKGSPEDILKQNNARYKEVMAQEIKEPKDFDIESIRPPTDLDSYQHANATIISLVRNNEAAKIGSAIKSFESKFNSKFKYPYMFLNDEPFTERFKERIKKYTDAPMTFVQVPAEVWKKPDFVDEARENEAMDRLEKLNVAYAKKASYHHMCRFYSGKFYNLPELQKYKYYWRLEPSVKFFTDVNYDVFKYLEGTGKIYGFTINLYDIDESIETLFPETLAFLNQDDNYKYVSENGAFQWITENQQNPKKARVANGYSTCHFWSNFEIADMDFYRGEAYTNWFNYLDSTGKFFYERWGDAPVHSLGLALFADRRKIHWFRDIGYHHTPYVHCPNTPTTRGCTVGEFSDHNSDYDQNCMATWIDYEAGDLSSVY; from the coding sequence ATGCTTATCTCGTTGGTCTCATTCAAGCTTCCAAGGCTGGTGGTTCGTGTGCTCCTAcctttggttttgttgatcGCAATCACTAGTCTTATCGTGGTGCATTCTGGAGAAGATGTACGCGAGAACCTCTCTGACTTTCTCAAGCAGCTAGATGCTGCTAAGCACTTTTCCCTGAAGGTACCTTATGTTCTAGAAAAGGGCAATGTTAAGTTTACTTTTCTCAATTTGAAGGGAAAAAAGGGCTCTCCCGAAGACATCTTAAAGCAGAACAATGCAAGGTACAAGGAGGTGATGGCTCAGGAGATCAAAGAGCCTAAGGACTTCGATATAGAGTCAATCCGGCCTCCTACCGATTTGGATTCATATCAACATGCCAACGCGACAATCATATCGTTGGTGAGAAATAATGAAGCGGCCAAAATTGGATCTGCAATCAAGTCTTTCGAATCAAAGTTCAACAGTAAGTTTAAGTACCCATACATGTTTTTGAACGACGAGCCATTCACTGAACGCTTCAAAGAAAGGATAAAAAAATACACCGATGCTCCAATGACGTTTGTGCAAGTTCCGGCTGAGGTGTGGAAGAAGCCAGACTTTGTGGATGAAGCTCGTGAGAATGAAGCTATGGACCGACTCGAGAAATTAAATGTTGCCTACGCGAAGAAAGCTTCATATCATCATATGTGTCGATTCTACTCGGGAAAATTCTATAATCTTCCTGAATTGCAGAAATATAAATACTACTGGCGCTTGGAGCCTAGCgtgaagttcttcactGACGTCAATTATGATGTTTTTAAGTACTTGGAGGGTACAGGAAAGATATATGGCTTCACGATAAATTTATATGACATTGATGAGAGTATTGAGACCCTATTTCCAGAAACACTAGCATTTCTCAATCAAGACGACAATTACAAGTACGTTAGTGAAAATGGCGCCTTCCAATGGATCACTgaaaatcaacaaaatccAAAGAAGGCTAGGGTAGCCAATGGCTACTCGACATGTCATTTCTGGTCCAACTTCGAAATTGCAGACATGGATTTCTATCGCGGCGAAGCATACACTAACTGGTTTAATTATTTGGACTCTACCGGAAAGTTTTTTTATGAAAGGTGGGGGGATGCTCCTGTGCATTCTCTAGGGTTGGCTCTTTTTGCCGATCGGCGTAAAATTCATTGGTTCAGGGATATTGGCTATCATCACACGCCATACGTTCATTGCCCTAACACCCCTACAACACGAGGGTGCACAGTTGGCGAATTCTCGGACCACAATAGCGATTACGACCAAAATTGTATGGCCACTTGGATTGATTACGAAGCAGGTGACTTATCATCTGTTTACTGA
- a CDS encoding OPT family small oligopeptide transporter: protein MSQRFQDEESLSNKEVAESQSNHSSQEYGSEKGDGIKDHALAAVESKERLTTDDGFKFNQGDIMAILMDDDAHLPSLTLRMWVMAICLAAFVAGVDSFFNMRFPTIGIGVVVIQVIAWPIGRLWYMIIPQWTVPLPFGLSFSLNPGPFNYKEHTCIFVFCNVVISAGLVNNLVIEDTKFFKKNIGIPRQILFNITCYLHSVSLVGLCRDIITTPAERVWPGVLSNIALFKSIYSRDNPVVHGWKMPRWIFFIIVFLCSFVYYWFPDLIFPFFSNIGAWISWIRPDSAALSQVFGVKTGLGLFPFTLDWTQITSINNPLTTPFFAVASMFFSFVFWIWIVMPGLYYQNHWETAHMPIMSNSVFDKNGKQYNFTRIVDSDWNLDKAKFDEYSQAFMPVAFLMSLALGIAVFAALVTHTILKFPSEIWGPWANRGKQDDIFNKAVRQYKEFPKWIYLVFLVISLGLGFAFSEGWDDSPIDAGGYFVSVLIGTIMFVPLSLLEARANTNISLASFFEIVSANWYKGNAYNLLYFYTFGFSIIQHAMHMAQGAKMAHYMRIPPKNVMFLLACSGIWASLVSPSVTGYLLHHINDICTDNAKNNMVCRKQKTSFNSHTMWGLFGSEIFVPGGRYGWVLWFFLVGALVPIAHFFWCKFRPNTWVRRFDPILFFGGAAMIPGVTGYNFSTWFVTAAIFNYFIHRRYTSWWRKYNLVSSIALDSGVAIAAILIYFCVVYTGGSKNYKWWGTTVAKKGCDAKGCPHLSKKIPPQTKYDF from the coding sequence ATGTCTCAGCGGTTTCAAGACGAAGAGAGCCTTAGCAACAAGGAAGTTGCCGAGAGCCAGTCTAACCACTCAAGTCAAGAATACGGCTCTGAGAAGGGGGATGGCATCAAGGACCACGCCTTGGCCGCTGTTGAGTCCAAAGAGCGTTTGACCACTGACGATGGCTTTAAGTTTAACCAGGGTGATATTATGGCCATTTTAATGGACGATGATGCTCATTTGCCCAGTTTGACCTTGAGAATGTGGGTGATGGCTATCTGTCTTGCTGCATTTGTTGCCGGTGTtgactccttcttcaatatgCGTTTCCCCACTATCGGAATCGGTGTGGTGGTGATCCAGGTCATTGCCTGGCCCATTGGTAGATTGTGGTATATGATCATTCCTCAGTGGACAGTTCCGCTACCTTTTGGACTTTCTTTCAGCTTAAATCCGGGCCCATTTAATTATAAAGAACACACGTGTATTTTCGTGTTCTGTAATGTGGTTATCAGTGCTGGTTTAGTGAATAACTTGGTTATTGAGGACACaaagtttttcaagaaaaacaTCGGTATCCCTCGTCAGATTCTTTTCAACATTACATGCTATCTTCACTCCGTGTCTCTCGTTGGTCTCTGCAGAGATATCATCACCACTCCTGCTGAGCGGGTTTGGCCCGGTGTGCTTTCTAACATCGCTTTGTTCAAGTCCATTTACTCCAGGGATAATCCAGTTGTTCACGGATGGAAGATGCCTCGTTGGATCTTCTTTATCATCGTGTTTCTTTGCTCCTTTGTTTACTACTGGTTCCCCGACTTGATCTTCccattcttctccaacattGGTGCTTGGATCAGTTGGATTAGACCAGACAGCGCTGCTCTCTCCCAAGTGTTTGGTGTCAAGACGGGTCTTGGTCTTTTCCCATTCACTTTGGACTGGACTCAAATCACCTCGATCAACAACCCATTGACTACTCCTTTCTTCGCTGTTGCCTCGATGTTCTTCTCATTTGTCTTTTGGATATGGATTGTCATGCCAGGTCTCTACTATCAGAACCATTGGGAGACTGCTCACATGCCTATCATGAGTAACAGTGTGTTTGACAAGAACGGTAAGCAGTACAACTTTACCAGAATTGTCGACAGCGACTGGAACCTTGACAAAgcaaaatttgatgagtACTCACAAGCGTTCATGCCTGttgccttcttgatgagtttgGCTCTCGGTATTGCTGTCTTTGCTGCACTTGTCACTCATACCATTTTGAAGTTCCCATCTGAGATTTGGGGCCCATGGGCAAACAGAGGCAAACAGGACGATATTTTTAACAAGGCTGTTAGACAGTACAAGGAGTTCCCAAAGTGGATTTATCTTGTCTTTTTGGTGATCAGTCTAGGTCTTGGTTTTGCCTTCTCTGAGGGTTGGGACGACTCCCCAATCGACGCTGGTGGATACTTTGTCTCTGTCTTGATTGGTACTATTATGTTCgttcctctttctcttcttgaagccagAGCCAACACAAACATTTCCTTggcctctttctttgagattGTCAGTGCTAATTGGTACAAGGGAAATGCTTACAATTTGCTTTACTTCTACACTTTCGGTTTCAGTATCATCCAGCACGCCATGCACATGGCCCAGGGTGCTAAAATGGCTCACTACATGAGaattcctccaaagaaTGTCATGTTCTTACTTGCATGTTCTGGTATTTGGGCGTCTCTCGTTTCTCCATCCGTCACTGGATACTTGTTGCACCACATTAACGATATTTGCACAGACAACGCCAAAAACAATATGGTCTgcagaaagcaaaagacaTCCTTTAACAGTCACACCATGTGGGGCTTGTTTGGCAGTGAGATCTTTGTCCCTGGCGGCAGATACGGCTGGGTGTTGTGGTTCTTCCTCGTTGGCGCTCTTGTTCCAATTGCCCACTTTTTCTGGTGCAAGTTCAGACCTAATACTTGGGTGAGGAGATTTGACCCTatcttgttctttggtggtgctgcCATGATTCCAGGTGTTACCGGTtacaacttctccacctGGTTTGTCACTGCGGCTATTTTCAACTACTTCATTCACAGAAGATACACCTCATGGTGGAGAAAGTACAACTTGGTCAGCTCCATCGCACTCGACTCGGGAGTCGCCATTGCCGCTATTTTGATATACTTCTGTGTGGTATACACTGGAGGTTCTAAGAACTACAAATGGTGGGGTACCACTGTGGCCAAAAAGGGCTGTGACGCCAAGGGTTGTCCACACCTCTCGAAGAAAATCCCTCCACAAACCAAATATGacttttga
- a CDS encoding aspartate--tRNA ligase MSD1, whose amino-acid sequence MFLKQSSRDRLRHWTRCLGSSTEKIKLPPKEPTLAKFSFPSATHNVRDLLTSGESWTHCPITLHGHLHRKPRKLGKRTFAELRDTNGDIIQLHFASEWTGQEHMECIRRSGVEDALVVNGILRRKVNKNEDDSPEYELSVSEMQLLNNGGVDAAQLDSLKHSSPSTIPPKFRYLQLRTPFYQNALRTRSQASHVTRKVLIENHHFTEIETPALFKSTPEGAREFLVPTRSPDRFYALPQSPQQYKQMLMSSGFSRYFQIARCFRDEDLRADRQPEFTQVDLEMAYINNSKKVHAVIDDVIETVWREVAKKPVYKVDATGHIVPVKANRRRESDPAFNKLTYQEALSKYGIDKPDLRSALTIIDLSEYFKPLNEADHFGVVEACVLKQAFDPGNKYKVSHNLTDKEAYPRRRPIILPIQTEDEALNWWKPFVEKGILKTTDAFSQVKVLKALNLEHGDILAFATRAQLSYENPTPLGRFRQLAIEQFPGRWNRPLKPSNLEELTTEYDPKDIVVGSWVVDFPLFSPVDITESASEPFPKYDFKRWESTHHPFTMAKPEDYELLESNIAQVRGEHYDLVINGVEVGGGSRRIHDPELQKYVFEAILNIQNHDQLFGHLLKALSMGCPPHAGIALGFDRLCAMLVGTSSIRDVIAFPKNQSGSDPVVESPTSVSSAVLNEYYIDKLYS is encoded by the coding sequence ATGTTTCTCAAGCAGAGCTCACGCGATCGGCTTCGGCATTGGACCAGATGTTTGGGATCAAGCACcgagaagatcaaactCCCGCCAAAGGAGCCGACGTTAGCCAAATTCTCGTTTCCTTCGGCCACCCATAATGTGCGTGATTTGCTCACCAGCGGTGAAAGTTGGACCCACTGTCCCATCACATTGCATGGCCATCTCCATAGGAAGCCTAGAAAATTAGGAAAGCGTACATTTGCTGAGCTAAGGGATACCAACGGTGACATTATCCAGCTCCATTTTGCTTCAGAGTGGACGGGGCAAGAGCACATGGAATGCATCCGTAGGTCTGGTGTTGAGGACGCCTTGGTTGTGAACGGCATCTTGCGTAGAAAGGTCAATAAGAATGAGGACGATTCACCCGAGTACGAGCTTTCTGTTTCTGAGATGCAATTGTTGAACAACGGTGGTGTTGACGCCGCCCAGTTAGACTCATTGAAGCACTCGAGCCCGTCAACAATCCCGCCAAAGTTTCGCTATTTGCAATTGCGTACCCCCTTCTACCAGAACGCCTTGCGTACTAGGTCACAAGCGTCACATGTGACGAGGAAAGTCCTTATAGAGAACCATCATTTTACTGAGATTGAGACCCCAGCTTTGTTCAAATCTACACCGGAGGGCGCTAGGGAGTTTTTGGTGCCCACGAGATCTCCAGATCGCTTTTACGCATTGCCACAATCCCCGCAGCAGTACAAGCAAATGCTAATGAGTTCAGGATTCTCGAGATATTTTCAGATTGCTCGTTGTTTTAGAGACGAGGATCTAAGGGCCGATAGACAGCCCGAGTTCACCCAGGTTGATTTGGAAATGGCCTACATAAACAACAGTAAAAAGGTTCATGCTGTGATTGATGACGTGATAGAAACAGTCTGGCGAGAAGTTGCTAAGAAGCCGGTCTACAAAGTTGATGCCACCGGTCATATCGTTCCGGTGAAGGCGAACCGTCGCCGGGAAAGCGATCCTGCCTTCAACAAACTAACCTACCAGGAGGCACTATCAAAATATGGTATCGACAAACCAGATTTGCGTTCAGCGCTCACAATCATTGACCTTTCGGAGTATTTTAAACCGTTAAACGAAGCTGACCAttttggtgttgttgaggCTTGCGTGTTGAAGCAAGCTTTTGATCCTGGCAACAAATATAAAGTTAGTCACAATCTAACCGACAAAGAAGCGTATCCTCGCCGAAGACCTATAATTTTACCCATCCAAACGGAGGACGAGGCCTTGAATTGGTGGAAGCCTTTCGTTGAAAAGGGTATTTTGAAGACGACTGATGCGTTCTCTCAAGTAAAGGTCCTCAAGGCACTCAACTTGGAGCATGGTGATATCCTTGCTTTTGCGACTAGAGCTCAACTCTCTTATGAGAATCCTACTCCACTTGGAAGGTTTCGTCAACTTGCCATAGAGCAATTTCCAGGAAGATGGAATCGCCCTCTTAAGCCAAGTAACTTAGAGGAATTGACGACTGAATACGATCCAAAAGATATTGTTGTTGGTTCATGGGTAGTGGACTTCCCTCTCTTTAGTCCAGTCGACATAACAGAAAGCGCAAGCGAGCCATTCCCTAAATACGACTTCAAGAGATGGGAGTCAACACATCATCCTTTTACAATGGCGAAACCAGAAGATTATGAACTTCTCGAGCTGAACATTGCGCAAGTCAGAGGTGAGCACTATGATCTTGTCATCAATGGTGTGGAGGTTGGAGGTGGTTCCAGGAGAATTCACGATCCAGAATTGCAAAAATACGTTTTTGAAGCGATCCTTAACATTCAGAATCACGACCAACTTTTTGGTCATTTACTCAAAGCACTCAGCATGGGATGCCCTCCTCACGCTGGCATTGCATTGGGCTTTGATAGACTTTGTGCCATGTTGGTAGGGACGTCAAGCATCCGTGATGTCATTGCGTTTCCTAAAAACCAATCTGGTTCTGATCCCGTTGTGGAGAGCCCTACCAGTGTGAGTAGCGCTGTCCTCAACGAATACTATATAGACAAATTATACCTGTAA
- a CDS encoding RNA-binding RNA processing protein NOP9, with protein sequence MAKQRGRREKKTAVRERGAGAEDPEAELSYEQHEDQEVEEESISSTKQPSEFSTVFFGLVDSSEVDYFKQAESTLNVNAFENDQERNGFIGSVLEESRGKELKLVTNQICSKLMERLVLFASDRQLKHIFHSFLNHFPALAHHKYSSHVIETLLVRSAALIEKELAHNYEEEELADSEEFDNEQDKFIATTTMESMFIKMLHSFEPYWPSMIEHQYASHVMRIIVLILSGKELPSTTMANSTLRSKKSKIARKMIEIKDNSDFNRAFEVPSSFKDELRKSIKKTIVGWDTKKAREMAIHKIASPVLQLFIRVEGIVDRERSLWHLIFLGEKEGRDSKEEGFVEYLLSDPVGSHFLESVIKNDGARMKYIERLYRLYMKDRVLKLARRSTTGVYIIQALLLKLKPGEVEHILDAVIPELANLISISENQNIDLAKSVIDASISRYNYRRDELIEQFFIKFAPNFEPHEPDGTTTEFFENVLQLTGSTLGNTRDDWPTAEERRRSLFMEKLMEYDYSFVICAWYNCIALSIEKFVQMCTHGVFSHVIEHALTVKPATDPESKDILISRKKFLNIFSGQIFTLACNSYGSHIVDKLWDFTVLLPMYKDRIASELNSNSHKIKESTYGRLVWKNWSMELFTRKKFDWKRLVKEQEEAYYADGGEGASDKPVKEKKPIDLKMEELYKKQMGNDKRPGSALSGSNQKKIKVRGRNR encoded by the coding sequence atGGCTAAACagagaggaagaagagaaaaaaagacagCAGTCAGAGAGCGAGGAGCGGGTGCTGAAGATCCTGAGGCTGAGCTTTCCTATGAGCAACACGAGGATCAggaagtcgaagaagagtctATTTCCTCCACAAAACAGCCATCTGAGTTTTCAACTGTATTCTTTGGCCTTGTGGATTCTAGCGAGGTAGACTACTTCAAGCAAGCTGAATCGACGCTCAATGTGAATGCATTTGAAAACGACCAGGAGCGTAATGGTTTCATCGGGTCGGTGCTTGAGGAGTCCAGAGGTAAAGAACTAAAGCTCGTTACCAACCAGATCTGCTCCAAGTTGATGGAGAGACTTGTGCTCTTTGCTAGTGATCGTCAGCTCAAACATATTTTCCACCTGTTTTTGAACCACTTTCCCGCCTTGGCACACCATAAGTACTCATCGCATGTTATAGAAACGCTTCTAGTACGAAGCGCAGCATTAATAGAGAAAGAGCTAGCACACAATtatgaggaggaggagctcgCGGACTCAGAAGAATTTGACAACGAGCAAGATAAGTTCATTGCAACCACTACGATGGAGTCAATGTTTATCAAGATGCTCCACCTGTTTGAGCCTTATTGGCCTTCAATGATTGAGCACCAATATGCTTCACATGTCATGAGAATAATTGTACTCATACTATCCGGGAAGGAGTTGCCTTCAACCACAATGGCGAACTCAACCTTGCGCTCAAAAAAGTCGAAAATAGCTAGAAAGATGATTGAAATAAAGGATAACAGTGACTTCAACCGTGCATTTGAGGTTCCCTCCTCGTTCAAAGACGAGCTTCGGAAATCGATAAAAAAAACTATCGTCGGATGGGacacaaaaaaagcaagagAGATGGCAATCCACAAAATAGCATCACCTGTTCTCCAGCTTTTCATCAGAGTCGAGGGTATTGTTGATAGAGAACGTTCACTCTGGCATTTGATCTTTCTAGGAGAAaaggaaggaagagatTCCAAGGAGGAAGGCTTTGTAGAATACCTCTTATCAGACCCAGTCGGCTCGCATTTCCTCGAGTCGgtcatcaagaatgatGGTGCCCGAATGAAGTACATTGAGAGACTTTACCGCTTGTACATGAAAGATCGTgtcttgaagttggcaagAAGATCGACAACAGGGGTTTACATCATACAAGCATTGCTACTCAAGCTTAAGCCTGGTGAAGTTGAGCACATCCTCGACGCAGTTATCCCAGAGCTTGCAAACTTGATATCTATTTCCGAGAATCAAAATATtgatttggccaagtcgGTTATTGACGCATCTATCTCAAGATACAACTATAGAAGAGACGAGCTTATAGAacaatttttcatcaaatttgCTCCAAATTTCGAACCACATGAACCAGATGGTACCACCACCGAATTCTTTGAGAACGTATTGCAATTAACGGGCTCCACATTAGGTAACACCAGGGATGATTGGCCCACAGctgaagagagaagaagatcccTATTTatggagaagctcatgGAATACGACTACTCGTTCGTGATTTGTGCCTGGTATAACTGCATCGCCCTCTCCATCGAGAAGTTCGTACAAATGTGCACTCATGGTGTGTTTTCCCACGTCATTGAGCATGCCTTGACAGTGAAGCCAGCAACAGATCCCGAATCGAAAGACATTCTcatttcaagaaaaaagtttttgaatatCTTTCTGGGTCAAATATTCACCTTGGCATGCAATTCGTATGGATCGCATATCGTTGATAAATTGTGGGATTTTACTGTTCTTTTGCCTATGTACAAGGACCGCATTGCTTCTGAGCTCAATTCAAATTCTCATAAGATAAAAGAGAGCACTTATGGTAGATTAGTCTGGAAGAACTGGTCTATGGAGTTGTTCACGCGTAAGAAGTTCGACTGGAAAAGACTTGTCAAGGAGCAAGAAGAGGCGTACTATGCTGATGGTGGCGAGGGAGCCAGCGATAAGCCagtgaaggaaaagaagccgattgacttgaagatggaagaactctacaaaaagcaaatgGGTAACGACAAAAGGCCAGGATCAGCTCTATCTGGATcaaatcaaaagaaaatcaaggtCAGGGGCCGTAATAGGTAA
- the HBR3 gene encoding rRNA-binding endoribonuclease, translated as MTDKSVDSLVLDATPLITQSASALQQFASNFFTTPGVRAELKDEHSRNQLLLWGDRLVVCQPKQSSVDRVSSFAKLTGDFSVLSMNDIHIIALAYELEVEKAGKDELRRYPGEKLTGQEEPEIPKRDYAPKERLEEVEDDDKPQEDDDGFQIVSKKKSRKPRKKWSPKEPEKTKVEEEVKATENTAETVPQERDPAQDSENPNEELAEEYDEDDDDGDWITPDNLKDEILKDNNETVQDNKEVVTIPVALSTGDFACQNTSLQLGLKLMNPHSGKQIKRVRNYMYRCHACFTMTPMSKTGQPKHFCPKCGGNTLLRCAVSVDNETGKVTPHLKRNFQWIVRGQVYSMPSPLSKNQQKNQGNRGYQHNKDLRNRSSEPLILREDQKEYAKALKDDAWSRKKSEKMLQEWIGGGSADNFISPFGTSYKSSGVRVGRGRNANANKSRRK; from the coding sequence ATGACAGATAAATCGGTCGACTCATTGGTGCTTGACGCCACGCCGCTCATCACACAATCAGCTTCGGCGTTGCAGCAATTTGCCTCGAACTTTTTCACAACTCCAGGTGTGAGAGCTGAACTCAAAGATGAACACTCTAGAAATCAGCTTCTTCTATGGGGCGATCGTCTCGTTGTTTGTCAGCCAAAGCAACTGTCTGTGGATAGAGTGAGTAGCTTTGCCAAGTTGACTGGTGACTTTTCTGTTTTGTCCATGAACGATATCCACATCATCGCATTAGCATatgagcttgaagttgagaaggCAGGCAAAGATGAGTTGAGGAGGTATCCCGGGGAGAAATTGACTGGTCAGGAAGAGCCAGAGATACCAAAGAGAGACTATGCTCCAAAAGAAAGGCTCGAAGAAGTGGAAGATGATGACAAGCCGCAGGAAGACGATGATGGGTTCCAGATagtgagcaagaagaaaagtcGGAAGCCAAGAAAAAAGTGGtctccaaaagagcctgAGAAGACAAAGGTCGAGGAAGAAGTGAAAGCAACCGAGAACACCGCGGAGACTGTGCCCCAGGAGAGGGATCCTGCTCAAGATAGTGAGAATCCAAATGAAGAGCTCGCAGAGGAATAcgacgaagatgacgacgatgGAGACTGGATCACTCCAGATAACCTCAAAGACGAGATCCTCAAGGATAACAACGAGACGGTTCAAGACAATAAAGAGGTGGTCACTATCCCCGTGGCCCTCTCTACAGGAGATTTTGCATGTCAGAACACTAGTTTGCAGCTAGGACTCAAACTAATGAACCCACACTCGGGTAAGCAGATCAAGAGAGTAAGAAATTACATGTACAGGTGTCATGCGTGCTTCACAATGACGCCAATGTCCAAGACGGGACAGCCTAAACACTTTTGCCCCAAGTGCGGAGGAAACACGTTGCTCAGATGCGCTGTTTCCGTCGATAACGAGACAGGTAAAGTAACTCCACATTTGAAGAGGAATTTTCAGTGGATTGTCCGGGGTCAGGTGTACTCGATGCCATCACCGCTAAGTAAAAACCAACAGAAGAATCAAGGCAACAGGGGATACCAGCACAATAAAGACCTTCGAAACAGGTCTCTGGAACCCCTCAttcttcgagaagatcAGAAAGAGTACGCAAAAGCGTTGAAGGACGATGCCTggctgaggaagaagagcgaGAAGATGCTACAAGAATGGATTGGTGGTGGCAGTGCAGATAACTTCATCTCGCCGTTCGGTACTTCTTACAAGTCGTCAGGAGTGAGAGTCGGACGTGGGAGAAATGCCAATGCCAATAAGAGTAGAAGGAAGTAG